The following proteins come from a genomic window of Astatotilapia calliptera chromosome 11, fAstCal1.2, whole genome shotgun sequence:
- the ldlrad4b gene encoding low-density lipoprotein receptor class A domain-containing protein 4 isoform X3: MEISELEFVQIIIIIVVMTVMVVVIICLLNHYKLSTWSFITRQSQARRHDHALQQDGCLWPSDSGSRQGASEVLYAPQARDRFTAPSFMQRDRFSRFQPTYPYLQHQIDLPPTISLSDGEEPPPYQGPCTLQLRDPEQQMELNRESVRAPPNRTIYDSDLIDMGGGGSLGGVGGGGAGMGGGGPRPPSSNSGISAANSSSHGRMEGPPPAYSEVIGHYPGSAFFLHQHSNNQRVGRPGGLGSRTIQQQSQSESTIVPAKAKDGQPEDLV; this comes from the exons ATGGAGATAT CTGAACTGGAGTTTGTtcagatcatcatcatcatcgttgtGATGActgtgatggtggtggtgatcaTCTGCCTGCTCAACCACTACAAGCTCTCCACCTGGTCTTTCATAACGAGGCAGAGCCAGGCCCGCAGGCATGACCATGCCCTACAACAG GACGGGTGCCTGTGGCCTTCAGACAGCGGCTCTCGGCAAGGTGCCTCGGAG GTGTTATATGCTCCGCAGGCGAGGGATCGCTTCACCGCTCCCTCCTTCATGCAGCGTGACCGCTTCAGCCGCTTCCAGCCCACCTACCCCTACCTGCAGCATCAGATTGACTTGCCGCCCACCATCTCTCTGTCGGACGGGGAGGAACCACCGCCGTACCAGGGACCCTGCACCCTCCAGCTCCGTGACCCCGAGCAGCAGATGGAGCTGAACCGCGAGTCGGTGAGGGCACCGCCCAACCGGACCATCTACGACAGTGACTTGATCGACATGGGAGGAGGCGGGAGTCTAGGAGGGGTAGGGGGAGGAGGGGCTGGGATGGGGGGCGGTGGCCCGAGGCCGCCCAGCAGTAACTCGGGCATCAGTGCCGCCAACTCCAGCAGCCACGGGCGTATGGAGGGCCCCCCGCCAGCATACAGCGAGGTGATAGGCCACTACCCTGGCTCAGCATTCTTTCTACACCAGCACAGCAATAACCAGAGGGTGGGGAGGCCGGGGGGGCTGGGGAGTAGGACAATCCAGCAGCAGAGCCAATCAGAAAGCACAATTGTACCTGCCAAGGCCAAGGACGGCCAACCAGAGGACTTGGTGTGA